A DNA window from Ignavibacteriales bacterium contains the following coding sequences:
- a CDS encoding response regulator, translating to MSQEKILICVQENSAVKNLESKLINSGFSVVVSKTEIKSVVSLALESYPDFIVISVNLNTKFSGIEAVSEIKQQLDIPVIYLSHDDDKESYNKAKSTNPTAYFSFPFEIDNLIRSIELGLANYKLQQKISDARKKV from the coding sequence ATGAGTCAAGAAAAAATCCTGATATGCGTACAGGAAAATAGTGCTGTAAAAAATCTGGAATCAAAACTTATTAATTCCGGTTTCTCTGTTGTTGTATCAAAAACAGAAATTAAATCTGTTGTTTCACTCGCGTTAGAATCCTATCCTGATTTTATTGTTATAAGTGTAAATCTTAATACTAAATTTTCCGGAATTGAAGCAGTTTCAGAGATCAAACAACAATTAGACATTCCGGTTATTTATCTTTCTCATGATGATGACAAAGAATCTTATAATAAAGCTAAGTCTACAAATCCAACCGCATATTTTTCATTTCCATTCGAAATTGATAACCTTATACGATCGATAGAGTTGGGATTAGCCAATTATAAGTTGCAACAAAAAATTAGTGATGCGCGCAAAAAAGTATGA
- a CDS encoding response regulator transcription factor, protein MINVAIVEDNTTIREGLAALINGTEGYKCIGSFGDVESFLPKIGSLPINVVLMDIGLPGMNGIDGAKSAVTKNPDLSILMLTVYEESEFVFDALCAGACGYLVKKTPPARLLEAIKDANDGGSPMSSRIARQVITAFKEGKSITRETQNYDLSDREIGVLNLLSDGYNYQEIAETLFISVDTVRHHIRNIYKKLHVHSQSEAVAKAIRKKII, encoded by the coding sequence ATGATCAACGTAGCAATTGTAGAAGATAACACAACTATTAGAGAAGGACTAGCAGCATTAATTAATGGAACCGAAGGTTATAAATGTATTGGTTCATTTGGTGATGTGGAATCATTTTTACCAAAGATCGGTTCGCTGCCGATAAATGTTGTACTTATGGATATTGGGTTACCCGGAATGAATGGAATTGATGGAGCAAAATCTGCTGTTACAAAAAATCCGGATCTAAGCATTCTTATGTTAACCGTTTATGAAGAAAGTGAATTTGTGTTTGATGCGCTTTGTGCCGGTGCTTGCGGTTATCTAGTAAAAAAAACTCCACCGGCAAGATTACTTGAGGCAATAAAAGATGCTAACGATGGCGGATCACCAATGAGCTCCAGAATTGCGCGACAAGTAATAACAGCTTTTAAAGAAGGCAAAAGTATTACTCGTGAAACTCAGAATTATGATTTAAGTGATAGAGAAATAGGTGTGCTTAATCTTTTATCCGATGGATATAACTACCAGGAAATTGCGGAGACACTTTTTATTAGTGTTGATACAGTTCGACATCACATCAGAAACATCTACAAAAAACTCCACGTTCACTCACAATCCGAAGCTGTTGCAAAAGCAATTAGAAAAAAGATTATTTAG